The following is a genomic window from Hymenobacter chitinivorans DSM 11115.
GTTTTCTCGGGGTATTTCACAATCAGGGAAATGCCAGTGCTGGCGGCCTTCTGCTCGCAGTAGGCGTGGTCAACGAGAATATCCTCAATGTTCTTGCTGGCAATATTCACCCACCGTGGGTCGGTGTTGAGCTTGAGCTTGAGAATGGTTTTTTCCTTGAATTCGGAGGGTTCCATCAGATTCGGAGCGCCACACAGGCACTAATTACTAGTCTAACTTAATCAAAAAACTGCCACCGAATACCAAACTGAAACCGGCGCGGCAGCCCCGTGTAGAGCGGGGTGGCAAAGTAGCCATTGCCGAAATCGTACAACCCCTGGTTGACGTAGGCCATCTTCAAAAATACGGATACGGTTTTGATATCGGTAATAAAGAACACGTCGGCCACGGCGTAGTTGCGGATGGAGAAGTGGTCCTGCACGTAAAACTGCTGGGTTGTGGGGTTGTAGTCGTAGCCCCGGAAGCGGGATTGGTAGTACACGTCGGCCCCTACCTGGCTAAACATGGCCTTTTTGAAGAGGTAGCCCTGGTAGTAGGCCCGGCCGTTGGCCACCAGCTTGGGAATGCGCAGCGCCTCACCTTCCCCGCCCAGCGTGCCGGTGCCCTGGTTGTCGAAGTAGAACTTGCCCAGGTTGAAACGGTGGCGCACGCTGCCAATAACCAGCCCGATGGGTTTATTGAACTGGGCGGGCACGGCCGCCTGGTTGTAGTACACCAGGTCGTTGATGGTCACGACGCTGGCCGAAGCCTCCAGGTAATGGCGGCCCAGCTTCTGGTTTAGGCGGCCGGTCAGCTGGTTGACCAGCGTATTGTTGAACTCCGCAATGGGAGTGCCAGTGGGTACGTCTTTGGTATGGTTCCATTCGTAGTGGTTGCCCACGAAGCGCTGCTGGGTGAGCGTGGGCGAATACGAGGAGCTGTAGAATTCACCGCTCAACGGCCCCAGGCGAGCCGTGCCCCGGAACCAAAACTCGCTGAACGTCTTACCCTCGGGCGTAAGTTGCTGGGCCATTACCTCCCCGGCCGTTTCCACGGCCACCAGGTTGCGGTAGCGAAAATCGGCGGTGCCGCCCAGAAACAGCTGGCCGTAGTGCTGGCTATAGGGGTAGATATACTCACCTAAGCCCGAGTAGCGGTCCTGGTAGTTTTTGGCAAACAGGTTGGCGTTGCGGTAGCGGCCGTAGAGGCGGTAGCCTACCGCGGGCGTGTGGCCCATCACGCCCACCTCGTTTTCCAGCTGCCGATATTCGGTCCGGTCGTTGGTCAGGTTGGCGCTGAGGCGGGTTCCGGGGTAAAACCGCAGCCGGCCGGGGGCATCCAGGGGGAGCGGGCCGCTGAGGGGCCGGTCGGTGTAGTTGTTGAACTGCCGGTGCCAGTCGAAGATGTGGTAGGCCGTCAGGCCCCGGCCCAGCAAGCGCAGGGTCTGCACCAGGCGAATTTCGTCCCGGTCTTCGGCATTCAGGGCCCGGGTCAGGTTGACGTTCTCGAAGCCGTAGCTGAACAGGCTGCCCGGGCGGGGCTTGCCTTTATCCGGACCATCTTCAATACTATCGGTAGCGCCGTAGCGGATGCCGCCCTGCTCGGGCACGCGGTGGCGGGCCGTATTGATGTTGAACAGGGCGTGGTACCGTTCATCCTTGGTTTGGTAGCGGGCAAAGAAGAGCACATTGCTGTGCTCGGTGAAGTTTTCCCGGCCGTTGGTAGCCAACACCTTGCGCGAGGCAAACCGCTCGTAGGCTAGTCCCACGTTCAGGTTTTTGCCCAGGCTGCGCGAATATGACAGCTCAAACACCTGCTCGCCGACGGCACTCTGAATAAAGCGAAAAAACGTGAACGGCGAGCGGGTGTCGTAGTAGGGAATCGTGGCCGAGTTGCGGGCAAACTTGTCGAACACGGTGCGGCCGTAGCGGGCCCCGATGCCGTTATTGGCGTCCCAGAGCAGGCGGCGCGAGGCCGTCCCGACGTTGCCCAGGTCCTGCTGGAAGGTGGTGTCGTGAAACCAGTACCGGTCGCGCACCTGGTTGGTGAGCGTGGTGTCAATCACGCGGCCCTCGTACTGCTCGCGCATGATGTCGGCCTCGTACAGGACCCGGGTAGTTTTGGCCCCGTAGACCACCTTGGTAGAGTCGTCGAGCACCTGGGCCCGCAGCAGGGCAGGCCAGAGCAGCCCCAGCAGCAGGACGATGGAAACGCGGA
Proteins encoded in this region:
- a CDS encoding putative porin, whose product is MSDLLFPLSCFRLFVRVSIVLLLGLLWPALLRAQVLDDSTKVVYGAKTTRVLYEADIMREQYEGRVIDTTLTNQVRDRYWFHDTTFQQDLGNVGTASRRLLWDANNGIGARYGRTVFDKFARNSATIPYYDTRSPFTFFRFIQSAVGEQVFELSYSRSLGKNLNVGLAYERFASRKVLATNGRENFTEHSNVLFFARYQTKDERYHALFNINTARHRVPEQGGIRYGATDSIEDGPDKGKPRPGSLFSYGFENVNLTRALNAEDRDEIRLVQTLRLLGRGLTAYHIFDWHRQFNNYTDRPLSGPLPLDAPGRLRFYPGTRLSANLTNDRTEYRQLENEVGVMGHTPAVGYRLYGRYRNANLFAKNYQDRYSGLGEYIYPYSQHYGQLFLGGTADFRYRNLVAVETAGEVMAQQLTPEGKTFSEFWFRGTARLGPLSGEFYSSSYSPTLTQQRFVGNHYEWNHTKDVPTGTPIAEFNNTLVNQLTGRLNQKLGRHYLEASASVVTINDLVYYNQAAVPAQFNKPIGLVIGSVRHRFNLGKFYFDNQGTGTLGGEGEALRIPKLVANGRAYYQGYLFKKAMFSQVGADVYYQSRFRGYDYNPTTQQFYVQDHFSIRNYAVADVFFITDIKTVSVFLKMAYVNQGLYDFGNGYFATPLYTGLPRRFQFGIRWQFFD